Within Oribacterium sp. oral taxon 102, the genomic segment CAGCAAAAATATTCAGGTTATCTAAATATTATTATGGCGCAAAATCCCGGAGAATGCAAGTCATTAAACCTCCCTTAATCCGCAGCTCTGTCGGCGAATCCGCGCTTTCTCTAGCTCTCCTGACTGCCGATCTTCAGAAGGGCGAGGGTTCCGGTGCGGGCGAGCTCCACGATGCTGACGGAGCGGAGGGTGTCCAAAAACATCTGAATGCGCTCCGGGGTATCGCACATCTGTATCGTCATATAGCTCTTACCGAGATCCACAATCCGCGCGCCCATGATCTGGCAATTCTCCATGATATCCTTCCGGTTATCACGGTTGTAGCGGATCTTCACCAGCACGAGCTCGCGGCAGATGCCCTCCTCCTCCCGGAAGGTTCGTACCTTGATAATATCCAGCTTCTTATTGAGCTGCTTCTCGATCTGCTCGAGAGTTCTCTCGTCGCCGCTGGACACGATCACCATATTGGAGACGGCATGATCCTCCGTCTCCCCCACCGCGAGGGAGTCAATGTTGAAGCAGCGCCGCCAGAACAGCCCCGCCACCTTCGCCAGCACACCGGCGCGGTTCTCCACGAGTACGGAATAGATCCTCCTCATCACGCCACCTCCGATCTGTCCACATCGCATTGCAGCAGCACGGAGTCCTGCCCCGAGAGGAAGTCTGCGAGCTTCTCCTCCAGCTCCGCATTGCTTCGGATATGGAGGAAGCGCATTCCGTATGCCTCAGCGATCTTCGAGAGCTCCGGGCTGCCGTCGAGATCTGTCACGGAGAAACGGTCATGATAGGTAAAATGCTGGTACTGCCGTACCAGACCGAGCACGCCGTTCTTCAGCACGGCGATCTTGACAGGGATATCATACTGCCGCATCGTCGCAAGCTCCATGAAGCTCATCTGGAAGGAGCCGTCGCCGCAGACCGCGACGACCTGCCGCCTCGGATCGGCGAGCTTCGCGCCCATCGCCGCCGGGATGGCGTAGCCCATCGTTCCCATTCCTCCGGAGGTCAGGAAGCGCCCGTTCCGCATCTGATAGCTGGCGCAGGACCAGAGCTGGTTCTGCCCGACATCCGCGACATAGACGCTGTCCCGCTCCATCTTCATCGAAAGCTTGTAGACGAATTCCTCCGGCGTTACCTGCTCCGCGCACTGTATGCGTTCGAGCAGCTTCGCAGCGTGCTTCTCCTCCGCTTCCCTTCGGTAGCCCCGCAGCCTCTCGAGCCAGTCATAATAGTCTGTCCGGATTTCCTGCGTATTGAAGGCGTCGAAGACGCTCGCGATATCCCCTACCAGCGGGATCTCCGGTCCCGCATTCTTCCCGATCTCCGCAGGATCGACGTCGATGTGGACGAAGGTCTTGTTCTCCGTGATGAGATCGGGCTGGGAAATCGAGCGATCCGCCACGCGCGCACCTACCATGATGATCACATCCGCCTCATTCATGGCACGGTTCCCGTAGCTCTTGCCGTTGTTGCCGACCATGCCGAAGTAGAGCGGGTTGTTCGTCTCCATCACCCCGATGCCCATCATGGTGCAGACCACGGGGATCTGGTTCCGATCCGCGAAGAGCTTGACCCGCTCCGCGGCTCCCGCGAGCTGGACGCCGCCTCCGATACAGATGATCGGGCGCTTCGCCTCCTCCAGCCGCCGGAACATTTTTTTGATCTGTACGGCATTGCCCTGCACGGTCGGACGATAGGTGCGGAGCTTTACCTCCTCCGGATAAATGAAGTCCTCGACCTGCATCCTCTGCACGTCGATCGGGATGTCGATGAGCACCGGTCCCCTCCTCCCGGAATTCGCGATATAGAACGCCTCCCGCAGGATCCGCGGGATGTCCGATGCCCGCCGCACGAGGTAGCTGTACTTCACGAAGGACTCGCAGGCGCCGCAGATGTCCGCCTCCTGAAAGACATCGGAGCCGAGCAGCTGACTGTCCACCTGTCCCGTGAGCACCACCAGCGGAATGCTGTCCGCGAAGGCAGTCGCGATCCCGGTGATGATATTGGTCGCACCCGGCCCGGAGGTGACAGCGGCGACGCCGACTTTCCGGCTGATCCGCGCGTAGCCGTTCGCCTCATGCGCGGCATTCTGCTCCGTGCGGACGAGGATCGTCCGGATCTCCGTATTCAGGATGCTGTCATAGAAGGGCGCGATCGCCACCCCCGGATAGCCGAAGACGTACTCTACCCGCTCCTGCTCCAGACACTTCGCCAGTATATCCGCACCGTTCATGCTTTCCCAACCTTTCTCTGCCGGAGCGCTGCTCCCGGACTCATACGAGCTTGAAGCCCCTCCGCACGAACTCGCTGCGGATCTCCTCTATATGCTCGAAATCCCTCGTTTCCATCTGTACGGTGAGGTAGCAGCCGTTGATGTCCGTGTCCTCCTCCGTGCTGTTGTGATCGACTTTCGTCACATTTGCGCCCAGATGTGCAATGATAGAGGACACCTCCTCCAGCTGTCCCGGCTTGTCGAGGAGCTCCAGCGTGAGACTTGCCTTGCGCCCGGTCTTCATCAGACCCCGGGTAATGACGCGGGAGAGGATGTTTACGTCGATATTGCCGCCGGAAACGATGCAGACGACCTTCTTGCCCGCGAGCGGGAGCTTATGGAAGAGCGCCGCCGCGACGGAAACCGCACCTGCCCCCTCCGAGACGACCTTCTGCTTCTCCAGCAGCGTCAGGATCGCCGCTGCCGTCTCGTCGTCACTGACGGTCACGATCTCATCCACATACTGCGACACCAACGGGAGGGTCAGATCCCCCGGCTGCTTCACGGCGATGCCGTCCGCGAAGGTGTGTACGCTGTCCAGCGCCTCCATCCTGTGCGCATGGAAGGCGTGCTCCATGGAGGGCGCGCCCGCCGCCTGCACGCCGTAGACCCTGCAGCGCGGGTTCAGCTTCTTCACTACGAAGGAGACGCCGGAGATCAGCCCGCCGCCGCCGACGGGGACGAGCACCGCATCCGCATCCGCGAGCTGCTCACAGATCTCCTGCCCGATCGTTCCCTGTCCGGCGATGACATCAATATCGTTGAAGGGGTGGACAAAGACCGCCCCGCTCTCCTGCTGATACGCCGCTGCGGCATGATAAGCGTCGTCATAAACGCCGTCGATCAGCCGCACCTCCGCGCCGTAGCCCTTGGTCGCCTCGACCTTCGAGATCGGCGCGGTCGCAGGCAGGAAGATCGTGGACTTCACGCCTGCCTTCGTCGCCGCGAGGGCGACGCCCTGCGCATGATTCCCGGCAGAGCACGCCACTACCCCCCTCTCTCTCTCCTCCTCGCTGAGCGTCGAGATCCTGAAGTACGCGCCGCGGATCTTGAAGGAACCGGTATTCTGGAGATTCTCCGTCTTCAGATAGAGATCACAGTCCGTATCGATGCGCGTCGCATGTACGAGCTCCGTCCTGTTGATGACCGGACGGAGGGCATGCGCCGCCTGATAAACCCGGTCAAGGGTTAATTCTGCCATGGTTTTCCCTCTTTTCCCTATTCTGCCCTAATCTCTGATTGGGAGCGCCACGCGGTTTATCGCAGGACAAGCCCTGTGATAAACCTCTGGCGAAGAGCCTTGAGCCGTTCAGAGCAATCGCTTGCGATTGCTTCTTTTTGTCTCCGCTTATCTCGCGTTGTCGAGATCCTGCACCTGCTTCCAGCCCATCTTCGCACGAAGATCCCGTCCGGTCTCGGATGCCGGTGTCGCTGCGTGCGCCGCCTTCATCGCATTGTAATGCGGCCGTCCTGCCTGATTCTCGAGGATCCAGTCCTTCGCGAAGCTGCCGTCCTGAATATCGGAAAGCACCTGCTTCATCGCCTTCTTCACCTCGTCTCCGATGATCTTCGGTCCGGTAATGTAGTCGCCGT encodes:
- the ilvN gene encoding acetolactate synthase small subunit, whose protein sequence is MRRIYSVLVENRAGVLAKVAGLFWRRCFNIDSLAVGETEDHAVSNMVIVSSGDERTLEQIEKQLNKKLDIIKVRTFREEEGICRELVLVKIRYNRDNRKDIMENCQIMGARIVDLGKSYMTIQMCDTPERIQMFLDTLRSVSIVELARTGTLALLKIGSQES
- the ilvB gene encoding biosynthetic-type acetolactate synthase large subunit; translation: MNGADILAKCLEQERVEYVFGYPGVAIAPFYDSILNTEIRTILVRTEQNAAHEANGYARISRKVGVAAVTSGPGATNIITGIATAFADSIPLVVLTGQVDSQLLGSDVFQEADICGACESFVKYSYLVRRASDIPRILREAFYIANSGRRGPVLIDIPIDVQRMQVEDFIYPEEVKLRTYRPTVQGNAVQIKKMFRRLEEAKRPIICIGGGVQLAGAAERVKLFADRNQIPVVCTMMGIGVMETNNPLYFGMVGNNGKSYGNRAMNEADVIIMVGARVADRSISQPDLITENKTFVHIDVDPAEIGKNAGPEIPLVGDIASVFDAFNTQEIRTDYYDWLERLRGYRREAEEKHAAKLLERIQCAEQVTPEEFVYKLSMKMERDSVYVADVGQNQLWSCASYQMRNGRFLTSGGMGTMGYAIPAAMGAKLADPRRQVVAVCGDGSFQMSFMELATMRQYDIPVKIAVLKNGVLGLVRQYQHFTYHDRFSVTDLDGSPELSKIAEAYGMRFLHIRSNAELEEKLADFLSGQDSVLLQCDVDRSEVA
- the ilvA gene encoding threonine ammonia-lyase; translation: MAELTLDRVYQAAHALRPVINRTELVHATRIDTDCDLYLKTENLQNTGSFKIRGAYFRISTLSEEERERGVVACSAGNHAQGVALAATKAGVKSTIFLPATAPISKVEATKGYGAEVRLIDGVYDDAYHAAAAYQQESGAVFVHPFNDIDVIAGQGTIGQEICEQLADADAVLVPVGGGGLISGVSFVVKKLNPRCRVYGVQAAGAPSMEHAFHAHRMEALDSVHTFADGIAVKQPGDLTLPLVSQYVDEIVTVSDDETAAAILTLLEKQKVVSEGAGAVSVAAALFHKLPLAGKKVVCIVSGGNIDVNILSRVITRGLMKTGRKASLTLELLDKPGQLEEVSSIIAHLGANVTKVDHNSTEEDTDINGCYLTVQMETRDFEHIEEIRSEFVRRGFKLV